The Methanothrix soehngenii GP6 genome has a window encoding:
- a CDS encoding IS110 family RNA-guided transposase, whose product MDSDKEIVCGADIHRDFLIATMISRSGLKLQERFNMNQDGLLAFRSWIINHRCQRLAVESTGGFWYPIFTILEGHVEFILANAYQIRNIEHKKTDKLDSERIAIYCLNNLITPSRIYPKDYRDLRSITRARETLVNARSKIKNQIHQSLSACCIKLSSVISDSFGKSGRYIIDRLLEGKTIDQIISGIPSKRIRKKEDELREAIKNGLDPVQVFLIKANLDVIDDISKKIKILEAEIAEKVKPFEDDLKIILSVPGVGFISAATIIAEMGDYRDFPSADKMAKYFGIVPSVYQSAGKLRTGKITKTGSKHMRRILVEVAKAISRTKKNSRLMRFFQRILARCGKKNIATVALARKVLCIIYHLLMNHENYQEPEVTKTKPKIPSSVSPIRMMDIDEMIKIISQAGYLVEKDLKEGCG is encoded by the coding sequence ATGGACTCAGATAAGGAAATAGTTTGCGGAGCAGATATCCACAGGGATTTTCTTATTGCTACAATGATATCCCGAAGTGGATTGAAGCTCCAAGAACGTTTTAATATGAACCAAGATGGCCTCTTGGCATTCAGATCCTGGATAATAAACCACAGATGCCAGAGGCTGGCTGTAGAATCCACGGGAGGTTTTTGGTATCCTATCTTCACCATTCTAGAAGGTCATGTCGAATTTATCCTGGCCAATGCATATCAGATCCGGAATATTGAGCACAAGAAAACCGATAAACTTGATTCGGAACGAATCGCGATATATTGTCTCAATAATCTCATCACGCCCTCCAGAATCTATCCAAAAGACTACCGAGATCTAAGAAGCATAACTCGTGCTCGTGAGACACTGGTCAATGCAAGGTCCAAAATCAAGAACCAGATTCATCAATCACTTTCGGCCTGCTGCATCAAGCTCTCCTCTGTCATATCCGACTCTTTTGGCAAATCTGGAAGATATATCATTGATAGGCTTCTGGAAGGAAAGACGATCGATCAGATCATATCTGGAATACCTTCGAAGAGGATTCGGAAAAAGGAAGACGAACTCAGAGAAGCCATCAAGAATGGATTAGATCCCGTTCAGGTATTTTTGATCAAGGCAAATCTTGATGTCATAGATGATATTAGCAAGAAGATAAAAATTCTGGAAGCTGAGATCGCCGAAAAAGTCAAACCCTTCGAGGATGATTTGAAAATTATTTTGTCTGTTCCAGGTGTTGGATTCATTTCGGCAGCTACCATTATTGCAGAAATGGGAGATTACAGGGACTTTCCGAGTGCGGATAAGATGGCAAAATACTTCGGTATTGTGCCTTCGGTCTACCAATCGGCAGGGAAGCTGCGAACTGGGAAGATCACTAAGACGGGATCTAAGCATATGCGAAGGATCTTGGTGGAAGTTGCAAAAGCCATATCCAGGACCAAGAAGAATTCAAGGTTAATGAGATTCTTCCAGAGGATATTGGCAAGGTGCGGAAAGAAGAATATTGCAACCGTTGCGCTCGCCAGAAAAGTGCTCTGCATCATCTATCATTTGCTTATGAATCACGAGAATTATCAAGAACCAGAGGTCACGAAAACCAAACCAAAAATTCCCAGCTCTGTTTCGCCCATAAGAATGATGGATATCGACGAGATGATAAAGATCATCAGTCAGGCAGGATACTTGGTGGAGAAAGATTTGAAGGAGGGATGCGGATGA
- a CDS encoding endonuclease/exonuclease/phosphatase family protein produces the protein MTIKVSIATFNLMSLDDRPDRSPSLDERIPVLRPQLIRLDADILCLQEICAQHERNGRPRLEALDRLLEGTPYESFNRASTVDRDGNYLSHHNLVILSRFDIMEQHQYQHEYAPSPSYKKVTALPEELEAREISWERPILHAKVRLPNGAVLDVINLHLKSRRPTNIQGHKLSERTWKTAFGWAEGVFISSMKRIGQALETRILIDNLFDDNRCALIAVCGDFNEEFDEVSIEAIRGDVENTGNMDLAMRVMVPTERNIPEPARYSLLHNGKGKMLDHILVSRTMLAFFKGSEVHNELLHDESIVFAPKIFYPESDHAPVIARFELPESDIRWSTTTSVLRRERGRDKSHRSRYK, from the coding sequence ATGACAATCAAGGTGAGCATAGCGACATTCAACCTCATGAGCCTGGACGACCGGCCAGATAGAAGCCCCAGCCTGGATGAACGCATACCAGTCCTTCGGCCTCAGCTCATCCGATTGGACGCTGACATTCTCTGCCTGCAAGAGATCTGCGCCCAGCACGAGCGTAACGGGAGGCCTCGCCTGGAGGCTTTGGACCGCCTCTTAGAAGGAACTCCCTATGAGAGCTTCAATAGGGCCTCAACCGTGGACCGGGATGGAAATTACCTTAGCCATCACAATCTGGTCATCCTCAGCCGTTTCGATATCATGGAGCAGCATCAATATCAGCATGAGTATGCCCCCTCGCCGAGCTACAAGAAGGTCACTGCCCTGCCCGAGGAGCTGGAGGCACGGGAGATCTCCTGGGAGAGGCCCATTCTCCACGCAAAGGTCAGGCTGCCCAATGGAGCGGTTCTGGATGTGATCAACCTGCACCTCAAATCCCGCCGGCCGACCAACATCCAGGGTCATAAGCTAAGCGAGAGAACCTGGAAGACGGCATTCGGCTGGGCAGAAGGGGTCTTCATATCCAGCATGAAACGCATTGGCCAGGCTCTTGAGACTCGCATTCTGATAGACAATCTATTCGATGACAATCGCTGTGCTCTCATTGCCGTCTGCGGGGATTTCAACGAGGAGTTCGATGAAGTCTCCATAGAGGCTATCCGGGGTGACGTGGAGAACACGGGGAACATGGACCTGGCCATGAGGGTCATGGTGCCAACAGAGAGAAACATTCCCGAGCCCGCACGCTATTCTCTTCTGCATAACGGCAAGGGCAAGATGCTGGACCATATTCTGGTATCAAGGACGATGCTCGCCTTCTTCAAGGGCTCTGAGGTGCACAACGAGCTCTTGCATGATGAATCCATAGTCTTTGCTCCCAAGATCTTCTATCCCGAGTCCGATCATGCCCCGGTGATCGCCCGCTTTGAGCTGCCGGAATCGGATATTAGATGGTCCACCACGACAAGCGTCTTGAGAAGGGAGAGAGGCAGAGACAAGAGCCATCGATCAAGATACAAGTGA
- a CDS encoding ABC transporter permease, with protein sequence MIADKVKGDLYAIYSIWLREMLRFFRLKSRLFGSVASPFFFLAFLGIGFNNIGRIPGIPEGVNYMSFLTPGIIGMTLLFSATFAGLSVLWDREFGFLKEIMVSPVSRIAIVLGRTAGGLTTGILQALIIMLSGILLGMGIPSIQGLILSLVFMILIATTFIGLGLAFASKMEDMSGFSLIMNFLIFPLFFLSGALYPLDQFPEIIKILAYFNPLTYGVDGLRYCLIGISAFSPLTDFAVLGVCCAAMLFLGAYLFETTEVN encoded by the coding sequence ATGATCGCAGATAAGGTCAAAGGCGATCTGTACGCCATCTATAGCATCTGGCTTCGGGAGATGCTGCGCTTCTTCCGGCTCAAGAGCCGGCTGTTCGGCTCGGTTGCTTCTCCATTCTTCTTCCTGGCATTTCTGGGGATTGGCTTTAACAATATCGGCAGAATTCCTGGAATTCCCGAAGGAGTGAACTACATGAGCTTTCTCACCCCGGGAATCATAGGCATGACCCTGCTCTTCTCGGCGACATTTGCCGGCCTATCTGTCCTCTGGGACCGGGAGTTTGGCTTCTTGAAGGAGATAATGGTCTCGCCGGTGAGCAGGATAGCGATAGTGTTGGGACGCACCGCTGGCGGCCTGACCACTGGCATTCTTCAGGCTTTGATCATAATGCTCTCGGGGATACTGCTGGGCATGGGCATTCCCAGCATCCAGGGGCTGATTCTATCCCTGGTCTTTATGATTCTCATAGCAACGACGTTCATCGGCCTGGGTCTGGCCTTTGCGTCCAAGATGGAGGATATGTCCGGATTCAGCCTGATCATGAACTTCCTGATATTCCCGCTCTTCTTCCTCTCCGGAGCGCTCTATCCCTTAGACCAGTTCCCGGAGATTATCAAGATCCTGGCTTATTTCAATCCCCTCACCTATGGTGTGGATGGACTGAGATACTGCCTGATAGGCATAAGCGCCTTCTCGCCCCTTACTGACTTTGCCGTTCTGGGGGTATGCTGTGCGGCAATGCTGTTCCTGGGAGCATATCTATTCGAGACCACTGAGGTGAACTGA
- a CDS encoding NUDIX domain-containing protein: MSKKSGGILPFRFQDSHLEVLLVHPGGPLWAGKDEGAWSISKGLFEENESPLDAARREFKEETGFEVEGIFIELGRIKQPSGKIVFAWAVEKDLDERRIVSNNFMLEWPRRSGIMREFPEIDRAGWFDVESARKKIHKGQQDFIDRLLHALDHPDVHHPEIDQDEFISQERS, from the coding sequence ATGAGCAAAAAGAGCGGCGGGATCCTGCCTTTCAGGTTTCAAGATAGCCATCTTGAGGTCTTGCTCGTCCATCCCGGTGGGCCCTTGTGGGCAGGGAAGGACGAGGGGGCCTGGTCTATATCCAAAGGCCTTTTCGAGGAGAACGAGAGCCCCCTGGATGCAGCAAGAAGGGAGTTTAAAGAAGAGACTGGCTTTGAGGTTGAAGGGATTTTCATAGAGCTGGGAAGGATAAAGCAGCCCAGCGGAAAGATCGTTTTTGCCTGGGCAGTAGAAAAGGACCTGGATGAGAGGAGGATTGTGAGCAATAATTTCATGCTTGAGTGGCCCAGGAGATCAGGGATAATGCGGGAGTTTCCCGAGATCGACAGGGCAGGATGGTTTGATGTCGAGTCTGCCCGGAAAAAGATCCACAAAGGGCAGCAGGATTTCATCGACCGGCTGCTGCATGCCCTGGATCACCCAGATGTGCATCATCCCGAAATTGATCAGGATGAGTTCATCTCTCAAGAGCGCTCTTGA
- a CDS encoding PPC domain-containing DNA-binding protein, with amino-acid sequence MLIREFEGGRHLLATLEHGAEIIGQITRVIRENDIRAGHLNVIGALDQAEIGYYDQVSHSYQGIQINEPVELASCSGNISLLAGQPYAHVHAVLSGMKGKVWAGHLTSGRIFAAELYVQELVGPDLIRSKDSITGLNLWREE; translated from the coding sequence TTGCTGATCAGGGAATTTGAGGGCGGGCGGCACCTTTTGGCCACGCTGGAGCATGGGGCGGAGATAATCGGCCAGATTACCCGCGTCATAAGAGAGAATGATATCCGAGCAGGCCACTTGAATGTGATTGGCGCCCTGGACCAGGCGGAGATCGGCTACTACGACCAAGTCTCTCATAGCTACCAGGGCATTCAGATCAATGAGCCAGTGGAGCTGGCCTCATGCTCCGGTAACATATCCCTTTTGGCCGGCCAGCCATATGCTCATGTTCATGCCGTCCTCTCCGGCATGAAGGGAAAGGTCTGGGCGGGGCACCTGACCTCGGGCCGGATCTTTGCCGCAGAGCTGTATGTTCAGGAGCTTGTCGGACCGGATCTGATAAGATCTAAAGACTCCATCACCGGGCTTAATCTGTGGAGAGAAGAGTGA
- a CDS encoding HisA/HisF-related TIM barrel protein, whose translation MKCIFVFDILNGAVVHALRGERSRYKPVAEFSQVIESSDPLLIMDELRPVQVYVADLDMIMGRGNNMELIQEISKRAKTMADTGASRSSDLDLLPPSVIPVLGTETASISLIEEVSGQRRTIASLDMSKRRVLSRDKAMADRSPLEVLEELNHIDLEGVIIMELDRIGTCAGLDGEFLEKARARSRHPLILGGGVKDEMDLEALEKVGFSGALVATAVHNGMIPRKRIQ comes from the coding sequence GTGAAATGCATCTTCGTCTTCGATATACTTAATGGTGCTGTTGTTCATGCCCTGCGGGGAGAGCGCAGCCGCTATAAGCCTGTTGCTGAATTCAGCCAGGTAATAGAATCCTCCGACCCCCTGCTGATTATGGATGAGCTTCGGCCGGTTCAGGTATATGTAGCAGACCTGGATATGATCATGGGCCGGGGAAATAATATGGAGCTGATCCAGGAGATATCCAAGCGGGCAAAGACAATGGCGGACACTGGCGCCTCTAGATCAAGCGATCTGGATCTCCTTCCTCCATCCGTTATCCCGGTTCTGGGGACGGAGACGGCCTCCATCTCCCTGATAGAGGAGGTCTCAGGCCAAAGGAGGACGATAGCCAGCCTGGATATGTCGAAGCGCAGGGTCCTGTCAAGGGATAAGGCCATGGCGGATCGTAGCCCTCTGGAGGTTCTGGAGGAGCTGAATCATATCGACCTGGAGGGAGTGATAATCATGGAGCTAGATCGGATAGGGACCTGTGCCGGTCTGGATGGGGAGTTTTTAGAGAAAGCCAGGGCTCGAAGCCGCCATCCTCTGATCCTGGGGGGTGGGGTAAAGGATGAGATGGATCTGGAGGCTCTGGAAAAGGTCGGCTTTTCCGGGGCTTTGGTGGCCACGGCGGTTCATAATGGAATGATTCCTCGGAAAAGGATACAGTGA
- a CDS encoding (5-formylfuran-3-yl)methyl phosphate synthase has protein sequence MRLLVSPMNMEEAHAALAGGADILDVKNPKEGSLGANFPWVIRSVADLARGKVPVSATIGDMEFKPGTASLAALGAASSGADYVKAGLLGVKTCDQAEEMLKAIVRAVKDLDPKKKVVASGYSDYLRVGSISPMLLPAAASEAGADVVMVDTAIKDGKPTFDFMGEKDLADFIELGHSNDLEVALAGSIGFPHLETLLRLQPDIIGVRGIVCGGDRRSAVKEELVVKVKSALER, from the coding sequence ATGAGATTATTGGTCAGCCCCATGAACATGGAAGAGGCGCATGCTGCACTGGCGGGCGGCGCTGATATTTTGGATGTGAAGAACCCCAAAGAGGGATCCCTAGGTGCGAACTTCCCCTGGGTCATACGCTCGGTAGCAGACCTGGCAAGAGGCAAGGTGCCGGTAAGTGCGACCATCGGCGACATGGAGTTCAAGCCGGGAACAGCGAGCCTGGCAGCTTTGGGCGCAGCGTCCTCAGGCGCGGATTACGTCAAAGCGGGCCTATTGGGAGTGAAAACATGTGATCAGGCAGAGGAGATGCTCAAAGCCATCGTACGAGCGGTAAAAGACCTCGATCCAAAGAAGAAGGTGGTGGCTTCAGGCTACTCTGACTACCTTCGTGTTGGAAGCATATCTCCCATGCTCCTGCCCGCAGCCGCCTCTGAGGCAGGGGCAGATGTGGTGATGGTGGACACCGCCATAAAGGATGGAAAGCCGACATTCGACTTCATGGGCGAGAAGGACTTGGCGGATTTCATTGAGCTTGGCCATAGCAATGATCTGGAGGTTGCCCTGGCTGGCAGCATCGGATTTCCTCATCTGGAAACGCTCTTGCGCCTGCAGCCGGACATCATCGGCGTGCGGGGCATCGTCTGCGGGGGAGACCGCAGGAGTGCGGTGAAAGAAGAACTGGTGGTGAAGGTCAAGAGCGCTCTTGAGAGATGA
- a CDS encoding thermonuclease family protein → MNLKLAILSIMIIVIFEAFNPGALAVPDEAVGRIVSVISADSLGIEMVINDPRTTGVDSVRLADIAAPSTVTPQGKAARKAADLLLKDQIVYIDIDENSTLGRNEWGQMVCVIYLIDSRYRPIWPPVNRMLVDDGHADLAEDGNNEFNSSAWWEDPIPQGSKGNISKYKEIMTSPKASSESQNSASKSSVLDMESNAGRINIGYRA, encoded by the coding sequence ATGAATCTGAAGCTGGCAATTTTATCGATCATGATAATAGTGATCTTTGAGGCGTTTAATCCTGGTGCTCTGGCCGTCCCCGATGAAGCAGTAGGGCGAATTGTGAGCGTGATCAGCGCAGACTCACTGGGAATAGAGATGGTGATCAATGATCCCAGGACTACAGGGGTGGACAGCGTGAGGCTGGCGGATATTGCCGCTCCATCCACAGTGACCCCGCAGGGAAAGGCGGCCCGAAAAGCGGCTGATCTATTGCTGAAGGATCAGATCGTTTATATCGATATCGATGAGAACAGCACTCTAGGCCGCAATGAATGGGGGCAGATGGTCTGCGTAATCTATCTCATAGATTCCCGCTACCGTCCGATATGGCCTCCAGTGAACAGAATGCTAGTGGACGATGGCCATGCCGATCTTGCGGAGGACGGCAATAATGAGTTTAACTCATCTGCCTGGTGGGAGGATCCCATTCCCCAGGGATCGAAGGGGAATATATCAAAATATAAGGAGATTATGACAAGTCCGAAGGCATCATCCGAAAGCCAGAACAGCGCGAGCAAAAGCAGCGTTCTGGACATGGAGAGCAACGCCGGCCGGATCAACATCGGTTATCGCGCATAA
- a CDS encoding RNA-guided endonuclease InsQ/TnpB family protein produces the protein MERTPNLCRWTYNQTLAYRKNAWENEGKSVSKYETNALLPGWKEDKPELRDVYAQTLQNVQERVDLAFKAFFRRVKAGEEPGYPRFRGKGWYDSFTYPQPEKGGNLVNGMVRLPKIGDIKIKLHRQIEGKIKRLTVRRTATGKWFACFSVETEDVPLPPWKDGAVVGIDVGLESFATFSNGETIANPRFFREEEHELARAQRKLSKAPKGTPDRKKALKVVERVHERIANKRYEFAHQVSHNLVDRFGLIAFEDLNIKGMVHNHCLAKSISDVAWTMLVTLTSYKAASAGSVVVLVDPRNTSKMCSRCGTLIEKSLSDRVHNCTQCGLSRDRDWNAAINILRLGLQSVGTGSRGSPAL, from the coding sequence ATGGAGCGAACGCCGAACTTGTGCCGATGGACATACAACCAGACTCTAGCATACAGAAAGAACGCCTGGGAGAATGAAGGCAAATCAGTTTCCAAATATGAAACGAACGCTCTTCTTCCTGGTTGGAAAGAGGATAAACCCGAACTGAGAGACGTATATGCTCAGACCCTTCAGAATGTTCAGGAGCGGGTAGATCTAGCCTTTAAAGCCTTTTTCAGAAGGGTTAAGGCGGGAGAAGAACCCGGATATCCCAGATTCCGAGGGAAGGGTTGGTACGATTCATTTACTTATCCACAACCTGAGAAGGGCGGCAATCTTGTTAACGGCATGGTACGTCTTCCCAAGATAGGCGATATCAAGATCAAGCTCCATCGCCAGATAGAAGGCAAGATCAAACGGCTGACCGTCAGAAGGACAGCCACAGGCAAATGGTTTGCATGCTTCTCCGTCGAAACGGAAGATGTTCCTCTCCCCCCCTGGAAAGATGGGGCTGTAGTAGGTATTGATGTCGGCCTTGAGAGCTTCGCCACCTTTTCCAATGGTGAGACGATAGCTAATCCTCGATTCTTCCGAGAAGAAGAACACGAGTTAGCTAGAGCCCAAAGGAAACTCTCTAAGGCTCCTAAAGGAACTCCAGATCGCAAGAAAGCTCTTAAGGTTGTTGAGCGAGTCCATGAGCGGATAGCTAACAAGCGATATGAGTTTGCCCATCAGGTTAGTCATAACTTGGTAGATAGATTTGGTCTAATAGCTTTTGAAGATCTTAACATCAAAGGCATGGTTCATAATCATTGCCTGGCTAAAAGCATCTCAGACGTAGCTTGGACCATGCTAGTGACTTTAACCTCTTACAAGGCTGCAAGTGCCGGTTCGGTGGTGGTCCTGGTAGATCCAAGGAATACGTCTAAGATGTGTTCCAGGTGTGGTACTCTCATTGAAAAGTCGCTGTCTGATAGAGTCCATAACTGCACTCAGTGCGGGCTGTCGAGGGACCGGGATTGGAACGCAGCGATAAATATTCTCAGATTGGGATTGCAATCTGTCGGCACAGGAAGCCGTGGAAGCCCCGCTCTTTAG
- a CDS encoding methanogenesis marker 2 protein has product MNLESLAAELRGFVGVTRKKQIGELISFFPIESKQIIASFGEDAAVIDDGDEVMLFAADGIWSKLMDADPEWSGYCSVLVNVHDIAAMGGWPVAMVDVLSAGDPEISRRVLEGMKKGIEKLRVPIIGGHLHPDTPYSALDVAILGKAKKNAVILSSTAQPGEVVIAAYDTDGKPHPQFQLSFDSTSFKESSVLAQQLGAMRELGESGLVRAGKDISNPGLLGTLAMLMETSKVGAVVDVDAIVVPEGLTLAGWLQMYPGMGFVVTTRPENQEKVLEVFTRRGLTARVIGRVTDERRLIIRSGEEESVLFDLARECVTGIH; this is encoded by the coding sequence ATGAATCTTGAGTCTCTGGCAGCTGAGCTGCGCGGATTTGTGGGAGTCACCAGGAAAAAGCAGATTGGTGAGCTGATATCATTCTTTCCTATAGAATCCAAGCAGATCATTGCATCCTTCGGTGAGGATGCGGCAGTGATAGACGACGGCGATGAGGTCATGCTCTTCGCCGCGGACGGCATCTGGTCCAAGCTTATGGACGCCGATCCCGAGTGGTCGGGCTACTGCTCCGTGCTGGTGAATGTGCACGACATCGCCGCTATGGGCGGCTGGCCTGTAGCCATGGTGGACGTCCTATCCGCAGGAGACCCCGAGATATCAAGGAGGGTTCTAGAGGGCATGAAAAAGGGAATAGAGAAGCTCCGTGTACCGATCATCGGCGGCCACCTCCATCCCGATACCCCTTACAGCGCCCTGGACGTTGCCATCCTTGGAAAGGCGAAGAAGAATGCCGTGATCCTGAGCAGCACAGCGCAGCCGGGTGAGGTGGTCATAGCCGCTTATGATACCGACGGAAAGCCCCATCCCCAGTTTCAATTGAGCTTCGACTCCACCAGCTTCAAAGAAAGCAGTGTGCTGGCGCAGCAGCTGGGAGCGATGCGAGAATTGGGCGAAAGCGGCCTGGTCCGGGCGGGCAAGGACATCAGCAACCCCGGCCTCCTGGGCACCCTGGCCATGCTCATGGAGACGAGCAAGGTGGGTGCGGTGGTGGATGTGGATGCCATAGTGGTTCCCGAGGGCCTAACCCTGGCCGGCTGGCTGCAGATGTATCCGGGAATGGGATTCGTGGTCACCACCAGGCCCGAGAACCAGGAGAAAGTATTGGAGGTCTTCACCAGGCGCGGCCTGACCGCCAGGGTCATCGGCCGGGTGACAGACGAAAGAAGGCTGATAATTCGCAGCGGAGAAGAGGAGTCTGTTCTCTTCGACCTGGCCCGGGAGTGCGTGACCGGAATTCATTAG
- a CDS encoding daunorubicin resistance protein DrrA family ABC transporter ATP-binding protein yields MMGKELAKDINLGDMPTKAADDAAISVRGLTKRFGETIAVDNIDLQIRKGELFGLLGANGAGKSTIIKMLTTMLTPTSGEARVWGYDIVRERNEVRSSIGVVFQDPALDGMLTGRENLDFHGRMYGMNAALRKARIADVLELVDLKEKADTKMQDYSGGMKRRLEIARGLMHRPHVLFLDEPTIGLDAQTRRYIWEYIGRMNKEMNVTMILTTHYMEEADYLCDRVAIMDSGRIVALDRPESLKDTIGSDTITLMTDSGGDALVRSLQSFSWIKSISSDNGSIKLHVDHAQSRIAEVVLEASRNNAVITSVGLHKPTLEDVFIKYTGKKIKENGGKDRGADIALPRGGR; encoded by the coding sequence ATGATGGGCAAGGAGTTGGCAAAGGATATCAATCTCGGGGATATGCCCACAAAAGCAGCAGATGATGCGGCAATCTCTGTAAGAGGCCTCACCAAGAGGTTTGGTGAGACGATCGCTGTAGACAATATAGACCTTCAGATCAGAAAGGGGGAGCTCTTCGGACTTCTGGGCGCCAACGGTGCGGGAAAGAGCACCATTATCAAGATGCTGACCACCATGCTCACCCCCACCTCAGGCGAGGCCAGGGTCTGGGGCTACGACATCGTCCGGGAGAGGAACGAGGTGCGATCCTCTATCGGGGTCGTCTTTCAGGATCCTGCATTGGATGGCATGCTCACCGGTAGGGAGAACCTGGACTTTCACGGCAGGATGTACGGAATGAACGCTGCCCTCAGAAAGGCCAGAATCGCCGATGTCCTGGAGCTGGTCGACCTGAAGGAGAAGGCAGACACCAAGATGCAGGACTACTCCGGTGGGATGAAACGCCGGCTGGAGATCGCCCGGGGGCTGATGCACCGCCCTCATGTCCTGTTTCTAGATGAGCCCACCATCGGCCTTGATGCCCAAACCAGGCGATACATCTGGGAGTACATCGGCCGCATGAACAAAGAGATGAATGTGACCATGATCCTCACCACTCATTATATGGAGGAGGCGGACTATCTGTGCGATCGGGTCGCCATCATGGACAGCGGCAGGATCGTGGCCCTGGACAGGCCGGAGAGCCTTAAGGATACCATCGGTTCGGATACCATAACCCTGATGACTGATAGCGGCGGGGACGCCCTCGTCCGGTCTTTGCAGTCATTCTCCTGGATCAAGTCCATCAGCTCGGATAATGGAAGCATCAAGCTTCATGTTGATCATGCTCAGTCCAGAATAGCAGAAGTGGTGCTGGAAGCGAGCAGGAACAATGCGGTCATAACCTCTGTCGGTCTGCACAAACCAACGCTGGAGGATGTATTCATCAAATACACTGGCAAGAAGATAAAAGAGAACGGCGGCAAAGATCGGGGTGCAGATATCGCTCTCCCCAGAGGCGGCAGATGA